In Myotis daubentonii chromosome 10, mMyoDau2.1, whole genome shotgun sequence, one genomic interval encodes:
- the LOC132211541 gene encoding small ribosomal subunit protein eS27-like, with translation MPLAKGLLHPSPEEEKRKHKKKHLAQSPNSYFMDVKCPGRYEITTVFSHAQMVVLCVGCSTVLCQPTGRKARLTEGCAFRRKQH, from the coding sequence ATGCCTCTCGCCAAGGgcctcctccacccctctccagaagaggagaagaggaagcaCAAGAAGAAGCACCTGGCGCAGAGCCCCAATTCCTACTTCATGGATGTGAAATGCCCAGGACGCTATGAAATCACCACCGTCTTTAGCCATGCACAAATGGTAGTTTTGTGCGTTGGTTGCTCCACTGTTCTCTGTCAGCCAACAGGAAGAAAAGCAAGGCTTACAGAAGGATGCGCCTTCAGAAGGAAGCAGCACTAA